The genomic DNA GGGAAACGAGGAGTCAGAATGCAGATTTTCATTTAGATATCCTTTAAGTTTTACAAGTTTGGCTGTAAATATACGTTTTCCCGCTCTTAAATAGCAATGGAATTGACAAATAAAATGAAAATTGATTGAACCGGCTCAATATTCTGCTGACAATTTTCACCTTTCCGCCGCGAAAATTGTTAATTTCAGTTCTGTTTCATCGATCAATTCATAGACCGGTTTTTTGCCTGAAACGGATAGGCTTTCCGAGTATATAATAGGCACTCCGTCGCCGCGCTTGTCCATAAGGTATTTTCTGTAAGTGTTGACCGTGTCAAAATTCATTGGCGTACGAGCAAGCAAAGAACTTATCAACTCGTTTCGCGAATATTGCCTAAGCGGCAAACTCTCTAAAGTCATTGTGTTTGGAATTGCTCCGGGAGAATAAATTTCCAACTTGTCCGAAAAAATACGCAGCCTTATTTTTGAGCCGTAAATAGAATAATCGCGATGCGCAACAGCGTTTACAAGCGCCTCAAATACTGCACTTAAAGAATATTGCGGAAATTCGGTTCGCTCAGGATTTTTAACTCCTGCTACGCGCATATTGCGTTTCACGAATTTACAGGCTTCTTTTATCTGCACGTCAAGCGGTCCCGTTATGTCTTGCATATCTAATTGTTCGGAATTATTACTTTCTCCAAGATAACAAACAGCCTGAATAAAAGCGTTCGGAATAAACTTTTCGGGAGAATCGCAGCAAAATAGTATTCCGGTAATTGTTGGGCGAATTTCTCCGCTTTCGTCAAAATCCGCAAGTTTTAATTTTGTCAAAAACTCCTTGTCGGCTTCGGGGGATAAGTTTGTGCGAAAACGTTCCCACAATTTTTTATCCATATCAGACAAGCGAGAGTTCATAACAATCTGCTCGTCAAAACAAATTAACCTATTTTGAGACCTTTGCTGAAAAAGACGCGATAAAACCTCCGGCGTCATTTCTCGTTTGGAACTTCCTATTCGAGTAAAATAGCCATTGCTACTTTTGTGGACAAAAATGCTTTTAGGTATATCTATCGTTATTATGTTTTTATCATTGCCGCCCTCGTCGATTATGGATATTTTACGGATAGCGCACTCTAACGGTGGATTTATCAAATCATTAGCTATGTCTCGCAACCATCTTTCAACAACGTCTAATTTATCAATCGGGATACCTGCTATTTCGCGGGTTTTGTCGTCAACGCCAAGAAAAAATGCGCCACCTATGGTATTAGCCATAGCCGCCAACT from Chitinivibrionia bacterium includes the following:
- a CDS encoding putative DNA binding domain-containing protein, with translation MFEDTKKILEQIKLGEDSRLELKSIEFTNNSVSAPHRNSMADELAAMANTIGGAFFLGVDDKTREIAGIPIDKLDVVERWLRDIANDLINPPLECAIRKISIIDEGGNDKNIITIDIPKSIFVHKSSNGYFTRIGSSKREMTPEVLSRLFQQRSQNRLICFDEQIVMNSRLSDMDKKLWERFRTNLSPEADKEFLTKLKLADFDESGEIRPTITGILFCCDSPEKFIPNAFIQAVCYLGESNNSEQLDMQDITGPLDVQIKEACKFVKRNMRVAGVKNPERTEFPQYSLSAVFEALVNAVAHRDYSIYGSKIRLRIFSDKLEIYSPGAIPNTMTLESLPLRQYSRNELISSLLARTPMNFDTVNTYRKYLMDKRGDGVPIIYSESLSVSGKKPVYELIDETELKLTIFAAER